A single region of the Streptomyces vilmorinianum genome encodes:
- a CDS encoding aminopeptidase P family protein: MAEELTPETPDETEEPIKQRKNGLYQGVSDELAENMKSGWADTELHDLRPIAQAEQTAARRAALSARFPGERLVIPAGNLKTRSNDTEYSFRASTEYAYLTGDQTHDGVLVLEPAKSGGHQATIYLLPRSNRENGEFWLDGQGELWVGRRHSLTEAEKFLGIPAKDVRELPAALKEAAGPVRAVRGHDSGIEAALTDKVTAERDEELRVYLSEARLIKDDFEIAELQKACDSTARGFEDVVKVLDKAEATSERYIEGTFFLRARVEGNDVGYGSICAAGPHACTLHWVRNDGAVRSGDLLLLDAGVETTELYTADVTRTLPINGRYSEIQRRIYDAVYEAQEAGIAAVKPGAAYRDFHDAAQRVLAEKLVEWGLVEGPVDRVLELGLQRRWTLHGTGHMLGMDVHDCAAARTEAYVDTTLEPGMCLTVEPGLYFQADDLTVPEEYRGIGVRIEDDILVTDDGNRNLSDSLPRQADEVEAWMAGLKG, from the coding sequence GTGGCCGAGGAGCTCACCCCGGAGACCCCGGACGAGACCGAGGAGCCGATCAAGCAGCGCAAGAACGGCCTGTACCAGGGCGTCTCCGACGAGCTGGCCGAGAACATGAAGTCCGGCTGGGCCGACACCGAGCTGCACGACCTGCGGCCGATCGCGCAGGCGGAGCAGACCGCGGCCCGCCGCGCCGCGCTCTCCGCCCGCTTCCCGGGCGAGCGCCTGGTGATCCCCGCCGGCAACCTGAAGACCCGGTCGAACGACACGGAGTACAGCTTCCGCGCGTCGACGGAGTACGCCTACCTCACCGGCGACCAGACCCACGACGGCGTACTCGTCCTGGAGCCGGCCAAGTCCGGCGGCCACCAGGCCACGATCTACCTGCTGCCCCGCTCCAACCGTGAGAACGGCGAGTTCTGGCTCGACGGCCAGGGCGAGCTCTGGGTCGGCCGCCGCCACTCCCTGACCGAGGCCGAGAAGTTCCTCGGCATCCCGGCCAAGGACGTCCGCGAGCTGCCCGCCGCCCTCAAGGAGGCCGCCGGCCCGGTCCGCGCCGTCCGCGGCCACGACTCCGGCATCGAGGCGGCGCTGACCGACAAGGTCACCGCCGAGCGCGACGAGGAACTGCGCGTCTACCTCTCCGAGGCCCGTCTCATCAAGGACGACTTCGAGATCGCCGAGCTCCAGAAGGCGTGCGACTCCACCGCGCGCGGCTTCGAGGACGTCGTCAAGGTCCTCGACAAGGCCGAGGCGACCAGCGAGCGCTACATCGAGGGCACGTTCTTCCTGCGCGCCCGCGTCGAGGGCAACGACGTCGGCTACGGCTCCATCTGCGCCGCGGGCCCGCACGCCTGCACCCTGCACTGGGTCCGCAACGACGGCGCCGTCCGCTCCGGCGACCTGCTGCTGCTCGACGCCGGCGTGGAGACCACCGAGCTCTACACCGCCGACGTCACCCGCACCCTGCCGATCAACGGCCGGTACAGCGAGATCCAGCGCAGGATCTACGACGCCGTCTACGAGGCGCAGGAGGCGGGCATCGCCGCGGTGAAGCCCGGCGCCGCCTACCGCGACTTCCACGACGCCGCCCAGCGCGTGCTCGCCGAGAAGCTCGTCGAGTGGGGCCTGGTCGAGGGCCCGGTCGACCGCGTCCTGGAGCTGGGCCTGCAGCGCCGCTGGACCCTGCACGGCACCGGCCACATGCTCGGCATGGACGTCCACGACTGCGCCGCCGCGCGCACCGAGGCGTACGTCGACACCACGCTGGAGCCCGGCATGTGCCTGACCGTCGAGCCGGGGCTGTACTTCCAGGCCGACGACCTGACCGTGCCCGAGGAGTACCGGGGCATCGGCGTCCGGATCGAGGACGACATCCTCGTCACCGACGACGGCAACCGGAACCTCTCGGACTCGCTGCCGCGCCAGGCCGACGAGGTCGAGGCGTGGATGGCCGGCCTGAAGGGCTGA
- a CDS encoding ATP-binding protein, translating into MSIWWSLHLRREAASVPLARRLLLGTMETAGVDPDVSYELSVALTEACANAVEHGGDGGRGVPSEAYRVTAYLDGETCRIEVADSGPGFPGTLLPAAAPDAAADAENGRGLRLIEELADHVHFGRTGRGGALVSFDKIVKWRTDAPLALT; encoded by the coding sequence ATGAGCATCTGGTGGTCTCTCCATCTGCGGCGCGAGGCTGCGAGCGTGCCGCTCGCGCGGCGGCTTCTGCTCGGCACGATGGAGACGGCGGGTGTCGATCCGGATGTCTCCTACGAGCTGTCGGTGGCGCTGACCGAGGCGTGTGCGAATGCCGTCGAGCACGGTGGCGACGGCGGTCGCGGTGTGCCGTCCGAGGCGTACCGGGTCACGGCCTATCTGGACGGCGAGACCTGTCGTATCGAGGTGGCGGACTCGGGTCCCGGTTTCCCGGGGACCCTGCTGCCGGCCGCCGCCCCTGATGCCGCCGCGGACGCGGAGAACGGCCGCGGACTGCGGCTGATCGAGGAGCTGGCGGACCATGTGCACTTCGGCCGTACGGGCCGGGGCGGTGCACTCGTCAGCTTCGACAAGATCGTGAAGTGGCGGACGGACGCTCCCCTCGCGCTGACGTGA